A single genomic interval of Adhaeribacter pallidiroseus harbors:
- a CDS encoding KpsF/GutQ family sugar-phosphate isomerase — MNIAKDIKLIAKKVLEDEAIAIQNLIKFVNSDFEDCIRAILAIKGRVVVTGIGKSAHIAAKIVATLNSTGTPALFMHAADAIHGDLGMIQKDDFVICLSKSGNTPEIKVLTPLLKRKEVKLAALVGNVNSYLAQNADYILNATVDKEACPHNLAPTSSTTAALALGDALAVCLLEARDFSTRDFAELHPGGSLGKQLYLKVCDIYKQHEVPMVSENANLKEIIIQISSKRLGATAVLTAESGTLTGIITDGDLRRMLTQYESLQSITAADIMTRNPLTIDEDEYATAALALMQKKNITQLIVTKSSIFAGFIHLHDLLKEGLV, encoded by the coding sequence TTGAATATAGCGAAAGATATTAAATTAATTGCAAAAAAAGTCTTAGAAGACGAAGCAATTGCTATCCAAAACCTGATAAAATTTGTAAATTCTGATTTTGAAGACTGTATTCGTGCAATATTAGCAATAAAAGGTCGCGTTGTAGTTACCGGCATCGGAAAAAGTGCCCATATTGCGGCCAAAATTGTAGCTACGCTAAACTCCACAGGCACTCCCGCCTTGTTTATGCACGCCGCCGATGCGATACACGGCGATCTGGGCATGATTCAGAAAGATGATTTTGTAATATGCTTATCTAAAAGCGGCAATACGCCCGAAATAAAAGTTTTAACGCCCTTGCTCAAACGCAAAGAAGTAAAACTAGCCGCCTTAGTGGGTAATGTTAACTCGTACCTAGCCCAAAACGCCGATTATATATTAAATGCCACGGTAGATAAAGAAGCGTGTCCGCATAACCTAGCCCCAACTTCCAGCACCACGGCTGCGCTGGCATTGGGCGATGCCTTGGCCGTTTGTTTACTCGAAGCCCGTGATTTTAGTACCCGCGATTTTGCCGAATTACACCCGGGAGGATCTTTAGGTAAGCAGTTATATTTAAAAGTATGCGATATTTATAAGCAACACGAGGTACCCATGGTAAGTGAAAACGCCAACTTAAAAGAAATAATTATTCAAATTTCTTCGAAACGTTTGGGCGCAACGGCGGTACTTACCGCCGAAAGTGGTACCTTAACCGGTATTATTACGGATGGGGATTTGCGACGCATGCTGACCCAGTATGAATCGCTGCAAAGCATTACGGCCGCTGATATTATGACGCGTAATCCTTTAACGATTGATGAAGACGAGTACGCCACGGCCGCTTTAGCCTTGATGCAGAAAAAAAATATTACCCAATTAATTGTTACAAAATCCAGTATTTTTGCTGGATTCATTCACTTACACGACCTATTGAAAGAAGGTTTAGTATAA
- the recQ gene encoding DNA helicase RecQ, with protein MSVTQEVSLKSKLKEVFGFNQFRGTQEAIINNIIRGHNTFVIMPTGAGKSLCYQLPALVLDGTAIVISPLIALMKNQVDQLNAFGVNAQFLNSTLSKAEINKVKKETISGEVKLLYVAPESLTKDETIDFLQKAKISFVAIDEAHCISEWGHDFRPEYRKIRGIIDNIGNLPIIALTATATPKVQLDIQKNLQMDDASVFKSSFNRTNLYYEVRPKHNTKKQLIQYVKKHRGKSGIVYCLSRKKVEEIAELLRVNDVKALPYHAGLDASVRMANQDAFLNEDADVIVATIAFGMGIDKPDVRFVIHYDTPKSIEGYYQETGRGGRDGLEGNCLMFYSYDDIVKLEKFNKDKPVTERDNSKLLLQEMASYADSAVCRRKQLLHYFGEIYEKDCQFCDNCLHPRERFEAQDEVSLALQAVVSTDQRFGMDHIVEVLRGTNNQYVESYGHDQLPEYGKGAERDVQFWSSLLRQVLLSGFLEKDIENFGVVKITPKGLNFIENPHPIKLTKDHDFEQEVLQEEEKEETQSSAGHDTVLFDLLKALRKKLAKELDLPPYVLFQDPSLKEMATTYPTTKEDLAHIAGVGMGKVQKFGKQFLDLISKYVEDNDIVTAADVVVKTTVNKSKIKIYIIQQIDKKMDLEEIASSKDITMHELIEEIEHICYSGTKLNLNYYIDGVLDKERQEEVYDYFMQANTDNIAVALKELGTDDYTEEDIRLMRIKFLSEYAN; from the coding sequence ATGTCAGTTACGCAAGAGGTCAGTTTAAAAAGCAAATTAAAGGAAGTTTTCGGGTTTAATCAATTTAGAGGCACTCAGGAAGCTATTATAAATAATATTATCCGGGGCCATAATACGTTTGTAATTATGCCTACGGGCGCCGGCAAATCGCTTTGTTACCAGTTACCGGCTTTAGTGCTCGACGGTACGGCCATTGTTATTTCGCCTTTAATTGCGCTGATGAAAAACCAGGTTGACCAATTAAATGCCTTTGGTGTAAATGCTCAATTTTTAAATTCTACTTTATCTAAAGCCGAAATAAATAAAGTAAAAAAAGAAACGATTAGCGGTGAAGTGAAATTACTCTACGTAGCCCCGGAATCGCTTACTAAAGACGAGACTATTGATTTTCTGCAAAAAGCAAAAATCTCGTTTGTGGCCATCGACGAAGCCCATTGTATTTCGGAATGGGGACACGATTTTAGACCAGAATATCGCAAAATCCGGGGTATCATCGATAATATTGGCAACTTACCGATCATTGCTTTAACGGCCACGGCTACACCTAAAGTGCAGTTAGACATCCAAAAGAATTTGCAGATGGACGATGCTTCGGTTTTTAAATCGTCTTTTAACCGCACCAATTTATACTACGAAGTTCGTCCGAAACACAATACTAAAAAACAGCTGATTCAATACGTAAAAAAGCACAGAGGCAAGAGTGGCATTGTTTACTGTTTGAGCCGCAAAAAAGTAGAGGAAATTGCCGAACTGCTGCGTGTAAATGATGTAAAAGCGCTACCGTACCATGCTGGCTTAGATGCGAGCGTGCGCATGGCCAACCAAGATGCTTTCCTGAACGAAGATGCGGATGTAATTGTAGCTACCATTGCCTTTGGGATGGGTATTGATAAACCCGATGTGCGGTTTGTGATTCACTATGATACCCCTAAATCCATTGAAGGCTATTACCAGGAAACCGGCCGGGGTGGCCGCGATGGCTTGGAAGGAAATTGCTTGATGTTTTACTCCTACGATGATATTGTTAAACTGGAGAAATTTAATAAAGATAAACCCGTAACCGAGCGCGATAATTCTAAATTATTGTTGCAGGAAATGGCCTCTTACGCCGATTCGGCGGTTTGCCGACGGAAGCAATTGCTGCATTATTTTGGCGAAATCTACGAGAAAGATTGTCAGTTCTGCGATAATTGTTTGCACCCCCGGGAACGTTTCGAAGCCCAGGATGAAGTTTCGCTGGCTTTGCAGGCCGTAGTAAGTACCGACCAGCGCTTCGGGATGGACCATATTGTGGAGGTGTTACGCGGTACCAATAACCAATACGTAGAAAGTTACGGCCACGACCAATTGCCGGAATATGGTAAAGGAGCGGAGCGCGATGTGCAGTTCTGGAGTTCTTTGTTGCGCCAGGTTTTACTTTCCGGTTTTCTGGAAAAGGATATCGAGAATTTTGGGGTAGTTAAAATTACCCCCAAAGGTCTGAACTTTATCGAAAATCCGCACCCCATAAAATTAACCAAAGACCACGACTTCGAACAAGAAGTGTTGCAGGAAGAAGAAAAAGAAGAAACCCAATCATCCGCTGGTCACGATACGGTATTGTTTGATTTATTAAAGGCACTCCGGAAGAAATTAGCCAAAGAATTGGATTTGCCGCCTTACGTGTTGTTTCAGGATCCATCCCTAAAAGAAATGGCCACCACTTACCCCACCACCAAAGAAGATTTGGCGCATATTGCCGGCGTAGGGATGGGGAAAGTACAAAAGTTCGGGAAACAGTTTCTGGATTTAATTAGCAAGTACGTAGAGGATAACGACATTGTAACGGCGGCAGATGTAGTCGTGAAAACCACCGTTAACAAGTCCAAAATTAAAATTTACATTATTCAGCAGATTGATAAGAAGATGGATCTGGAAGAAATTGCTTCTTCTAAAGACATTACCATGCACGAATTAATCGAGGAAATTGAACATATCTGCTATTCGGGGACCAAGCTTAATTTAAATTATTACATCGACGGAGTGCTCGACAAAGAGCGGCAGGAAGAAGTATACGATTACTTTATGCAAGCCAATACCGATAACATTGCCGTGGCTTTAAAAGAGCTCGGCACCGATGATTACACCGAAGAAGATATTCGTTTAATGCGCATTAAATTTTTGAGTGAATACGCCAATTAA
- the purD gene encoding phosphoribosylamine--glycine ligase — protein MNILIIGSGGREHALAWKLKQSEYCERIFVAPGNAGTAQIATNVDISISNFEELAKFADDFNIMMLVVGQEAALVDGIHDYFQSLEYLKHILVIGPCKAGAQLEGSKDFSKKFMQQYNIPTARYQTFTLDTYDQAVAYLKNHAYPAVLKADGLAAGKGVVIANTYNEATAELEAMLHQQKFGAASSKVVIEEFLQGIEVSVFILTDGKEYVLLPEAKDYKRVGEGDTGLNTGGMGAISPVPFANEIFMEKVKTQVIEPTLLGLQAENIPYSGFIFIGLMNVNGEPYVIEYNVRLGDPETEAILPRIQSDLFELFRALHDHDLQNFKLKVDPRTAATIMLVAEGYPGYYRKGDEISGLDDLTETLVFQAGTTLAEDKKIVTNGGRVLAVTGMGEDILEALNQARQTAEKITWSGRNYRRDIGFDLIPNYSS, from the coding sequence ATGAATATATTAATTATCGGATCGGGCGGAAGAGAGCACGCCTTAGCCTGGAAGCTGAAACAAAGCGAATATTGCGAACGCATTTTTGTGGCTCCGGGTAATGCGGGCACCGCGCAAATCGCTACGAATGTGGATATTTCTATTTCCAACTTTGAAGAACTAGCTAAGTTTGCCGATGATTTTAATATCATGATGTTGGTAGTGGGTCAGGAAGCGGCCTTGGTTGATGGCATCCATGATTATTTCCAAAGTTTGGAATACTTAAAACACATTTTGGTAATTGGACCTTGTAAAGCTGGGGCGCAACTGGAAGGAAGCAAAGATTTCTCAAAAAAATTTATGCAGCAGTATAATATCCCAACCGCGCGTTACCAAACGTTTACGCTAGATACGTATGACCAAGCTGTGGCGTATTTAAAAAATCATGCGTACCCCGCCGTATTAAAAGCTGATGGTTTAGCTGCCGGTAAGGGCGTGGTAATAGCCAATACTTATAACGAAGCCACAGCGGAACTGGAAGCCATGCTGCACCAGCAAAAGTTTGGCGCTGCCAGTAGTAAAGTAGTAATCGAAGAATTTCTGCAAGGGATAGAGGTATCAGTATTTATTTTAACAGATGGCAAGGAATACGTGCTTTTACCCGAAGCGAAAGATTACAAACGCGTAGGGGAAGGCGATACGGGTTTAAACACCGGTGGCATGGGTGCTATTTCGCCGGTACCCTTTGCCAACGAAATATTTATGGAAAAAGTAAAGACCCAGGTTATTGAACCTACCTTGCTGGGCTTGCAGGCCGAAAATATTCCGTACAGCGGGTTTATTTTTATCGGGTTAATGAATGTAAACGGCGAACCTTACGTAATTGAATACAATGTACGCCTCGGTGACCCGGAAACCGAAGCTATTTTACCCCGCATTCAATCTGATTTATTTGAACTGTTCCGGGCTTTACACGACCATGATTTGCAAAATTTTAAATTAAAAGTAGATCCCCGCACCGCGGCGACTATTATGTTGGTGGCCGAAGGTTATCCGGGCTATTACCGGAAAGGCGACGAAATTTCTGGACTGGATGATCTTACCGAAACGTTGGTATTCCAAGCAGGTACTACCCTAGCCGAAGATAAAAAAATAGTAACCAACGGCGGCCGGGTACTGGCGGTTACCGGAATGGGCGAAGATATTTTAGAAGCTCTAAACCAAGCCCGGCAAACGGCGGAAAAAATTACCTGGTCCGGCAGAAATTACCGTCGGGACATTGGCTTTGATTTAATTCCCAATTACAGCAGTTAA
- a CDS encoding BrxA/BrxB family bacilliredoxin: MYPEYMVAPIREDLTSAGFEQLMTPEEVDQVLSEQEGTVLVAVNSVCGCAAAKARPALKMAVSSSEKRPDKLVTVFAGMEGEAVAKAREHMLPYPPSSPSIALFKNGELVHMIERYHIEGNDLIRIVDNLKGAFEDYC, translated from the coding sequence ATGTATCCTGAATATATGGTGGCTCCAATCCGCGAAGATTTAACATCCGCTGGTTTTGAGCAATTAATGACCCCCGAAGAAGTAGACCAAGTACTATCGGAACAAGAAGGTACCGTTTTGGTTGCCGTTAATTCTGTTTGTGGTTGCGCGGCTGCGAAAGCCCGGCCAGCCTTAAAAATGGCTGTTTCGTCGAGCGAAAAACGGCCGGATAAATTAGTAACGGTTTTTGCCGGGATGGAAGGCGAAGCTGTAGCGAAAGCCCGGGAACACATGTTACCATACCCTCCTTCTTCTCCTTCCATTGCTTTGTTTAAGAATGGCGAGTTGGTGCACATGATTGAACGCTACCACATTGAAGGCAATGATTTAATCCGGATCGTGGATAATTTAAAAGGCGCTTTTGAAGACTATTGCTAA
- the eat gene encoding ethanolamine permease, with product MVEIQPELKKVLKPVHLWALGVGLVISGEYFGWNYGWGVAGTLGFLVATVIVTIFYVTFIFSFTELTTAIPHAGGPFAYAYRALGPFGALIAGYATLIEFVFAAPAIAFALGSYVHFLYPAVPVLATAIGCYVIFTCLNALGIKESALFSVIVTALAVLELIIYLGIVAPAFEAANFLKNSLPYGWTSIFAALPFAIWLYVCIEGVAMMAEEVKDGKKAIAQGYISGILTLMVLALGVMIFTGGITNGQSLASIDYPLPAAIGLVLGRDNAITKLFASIGLFGLIASFHGIILTYSRQLFALARSRYLPVSLARLHPRYRTPHVALLTGAGFGMLALFYLDTSKLVILSTFGAVIMYITSMVSLFVLRAKEPTLVRPFKAPLYPFFPGLALGLAVVAAIAIFYYYPGLCLVFFVGLGLTSLIFFLTGSHKQLIDESLYRSPPAEVSFSRTNPAVKPSEI from the coding sequence ATGGTAGAGATTCAACCGGAATTAAAAAAAGTACTGAAACCTGTACATTTATGGGCTTTAGGAGTTGGCCTGGTTATATCGGGCGAGTATTTTGGTTGGAATTATGGTTGGGGAGTGGCGGGTACCCTTGGATTTTTGGTGGCTACTGTAATAGTGACTATTTTCTACGTTACTTTTATTTTTAGTTTTACCGAACTCACTACTGCTATTCCCCACGCGGGCGGGCCATTTGCTTATGCATACCGCGCCCTAGGTCCGTTTGGGGCATTAATTGCCGGATACGCCACCTTAATAGAATTTGTCTTTGCAGCCCCGGCCATTGCTTTTGCTTTAGGGAGCTACGTGCATTTTTTATACCCCGCTGTACCCGTTCTGGCTACGGCAATCGGCTGTTACGTTATTTTTACCTGCTTAAATGCCTTAGGGATTAAAGAGTCTGCTTTGTTTTCGGTAATTGTAACAGCGCTTGCCGTGTTGGAATTAATTATTTACCTGGGGATTGTGGCTCCTGCATTCGAAGCTGCGAATTTTTTAAAAAATTCCTTACCGTATGGCTGGACAAGCATATTTGCGGCGCTTCCTTTTGCCATTTGGCTTTACGTGTGTATTGAAGGAGTAGCCATGATGGCCGAAGAAGTAAAAGACGGTAAAAAAGCAATTGCTCAAGGATATATTTCGGGTATCCTGACTTTAATGGTACTGGCCTTAGGTGTTATGATTTTTACCGGCGGCATTACGAATGGGCAATCATTAGCCAGTATTGATTATCCTTTACCGGCAGCCATTGGGCTGGTGTTAGGAAGAGATAATGCCATTACAAAGCTGTTTGCCAGCATTGGTTTATTTGGCCTGATTGCTTCTTTTCACGGTATTATTTTAACGTATTCCAGGCAACTGTTTGCCCTGGCCCGGAGCCGTTATTTACCTGTTTCCCTAGCCCGCCTGCATCCGCGTTATCGAACGCCGCATGTTGCTTTGCTCACCGGTGCGGGCTTCGGTATGCTGGCCTTATTTTACCTCGATACTAGTAAACTGGTTATTTTATCTACGTTTGGCGCCGTAATCATGTATATAACGAGTATGGTAAGCTTATTTGTTTTACGCGCAAAGGAGCCTACTTTAGTTCGGCCCTTTAAAGCGCCACTTTATCCTTTTTTTCCGGGGTTGGCTTTAGGATTGGCCGTAGTAGCAGCTATTGCTATTTTCTATTATTACCCGGGGCTTTGCTTGGTATTTTTTGTGGGTTTAGGTTTAACTTCCTTAATTTTCTTTTTAACCGGTAGCCACAAGCAATTAATAGACGAAAGTTTGTATAGGTCGCCTCCAGCCGAAGTTAGTTTTTCCCGGACTAATCCGGCCGTAAAGCCCTCGGAAATATGA
- a CDS encoding ethanolamine ammonia-lyase subunit EutB, whose product MSYQHTIRQHTYSFPDLKFLMAKASPYRSGDVLAGLAALTYEERVAAQFCLADVPLKAFLNEALIPYEADEITRLIIDCHNAEAFERISYFTTGELRDWLLSEAADTLSLSQVAPGLTPEMVAAVSKLMRNQDLILVAQKCEVITKFRNTIGLKGRLATRLQPNHPTDDLKGIAASMLDGLLYGSGDAVIGINPASDRPATVIQLLEMLDYVRQQFAIPTQSCVLCHVTTALEIIEQQAPVDLIFQSIGGTEKTNQSFGVNLALLQEAYEAALALKRGTLGNNVMYFETGQGSALSANAHAGVDQQTCEVRAYAVARHFQPLLVNSVVGFIGPEYLYNGKQIIRAALEDHFCAKVLGLPMGVDVCYTNHADADQDDMDNLLTLLGVAGCNFVMGVPGADDIMLHYQSTSFHDALYVRKVLGLRPAPEFEQWLQQQGIMDSTGQLLQAGANHPLLKKAF is encoded by the coding sequence ATGAGTTACCAGCATACCATCCGGCAGCATACCTACTCTTTTCCCGACTTAAAATTTTTGATGGCGAAAGCTTCGCCGTACCGATCCGGCGATGTGCTGGCCGGCTTAGCAGCTTTAACTTACGAGGAAAGAGTGGCGGCGCAATTTTGCCTGGCCGATGTGCCTTTAAAAGCTTTTTTGAACGAAGCCCTTATTCCGTACGAAGCCGATGAGATTACCCGGTTAATTATCGACTGCCATAATGCAGAAGCTTTTGAGCGAATTAGTTATTTTACCACCGGTGAGCTGCGCGATTGGTTATTGAGCGAGGCGGCAGATACGCTTTCCCTGAGTCAAGTTGCGCCTGGTTTAACCCCCGAAATGGTGGCGGCGGTTAGTAAACTCATGCGTAACCAAGATTTAATTTTGGTAGCGCAAAAGTGCGAAGTAATTACTAAGTTCCGTAATACCATTGGTTTAAAAGGTAGATTAGCCACCCGCTTGCAACCTAATCATCCTACCGACGACCTAAAGGGAATCGCTGCTAGTATGTTGGATGGTTTACTATACGGTAGTGGCGATGCGGTCATTGGGATAAATCCGGCTAGTGATCGTCCGGCCACCGTTATTCAATTATTAGAAATGCTGGATTACGTGCGTCAGCAATTTGCCATTCCTACCCAGAGTTGTGTACTATGCCACGTAACTACAGCTTTGGAAATAATAGAACAGCAAGCACCGGTAGATTTAATTTTTCAGTCGATTGGCGGTACCGAAAAAACGAACCAGAGCTTTGGGGTAAACCTAGCTTTGTTACAAGAAGCTTATGAAGCGGCTCTGGCTTTAAAGCGTGGTACTTTAGGTAATAACGTGATGTACTTCGAAACCGGTCAGGGCAGTGCTTTATCGGCTAATGCGCACGCCGGCGTAGATCAGCAAACTTGCGAAGTTCGGGCTTATGCGGTAGCCCGCCACTTTCAGCCGCTTCTGGTGAATTCAGTGGTGGGTTTTATTGGGCCGGAGTATTTGTACAATGGCAAACAAATCATTCGGGCGGCCCTGGAAGATCATTTTTGCGCCAAAGTTTTAGGTTTACCCATGGGAGTAGATGTCTGTTATACCAACCACGCCGATGCCGACCAAGATGATATGGATAATCTGCTCACTTTATTGGGAGTAGCGGGTTGTAATTTTGTAATGGGGGTGCCTGGTGCCGACGATATTATGTTGCACTACCAATCTACCTCTTTTCATGATGCGCTTTATGTCCGGAAAGTATTGGGATTACGGCCGGCGCCCGAGTTTGAACAATGGCTGCAGCAACAAGGAATTATGGACAGCACTGGCCAACTGCTGCAAGCCGGTGCCAACCATCCGCTTTTAAAAAAAGCTTTTTAG
- the eutC gene encoding ethanolamine ammonia-lyase subunit EutC, with protein sequence MNKENLTPYNSPENDPWTTLREFTAARIALGRTGVSEPLHQSLQFKLAHAHARDAVFSQLNSTELANRISSVIALPVLSVKSQVSNRPEYLQRPDLGRKLHEASVQQLKDLPAASPDIAIMLADGLSATAINQHAVPVLQKLVPALQKSRISLAPITIVEYGRVAISDEIGFLLRAKLALILIGERPGLSSPDSMGAYFTFNPQPGLTDESRNCLSNIRPTGLAYQVAADKLFYLLQQALQLKLSGVLLKDNFSLLE encoded by the coding sequence ATGAACAAGGAAAACTTAACACCTTATAACTCGCCTGAAAACGATCCCTGGACCACATTGCGGGAGTTTACGGCTGCTCGTATTGCTTTGGGCCGGACAGGTGTTTCGGAACCATTGCACCAATCGCTGCAATTCAAATTAGCTCATGCCCACGCCCGTGATGCCGTGTTTTCCCAGTTAAATAGCACCGAATTAGCCAATAGAATCAGCTCTGTTATTGCTTTACCGGTACTCTCAGTAAAAAGCCAGGTAAGTAACCGGCCGGAATACCTGCAACGTCCGGATTTAGGGCGAAAGCTGCACGAAGCTTCGGTGCAGCAACTAAAAGATCTACCGGCAGCGTCTCCGGATATAGCCATTATGCTGGCCGATGGTTTATCCGCTACGGCTATAAACCAGCACGCTGTTCCGGTATTGCAAAAGTTGGTACCGGCCTTGCAAAAATCCCGTATTTCCCTAGCACCCATCACCATTGTAGAATACGGCCGGGTGGCCATCAGCGATGAAATTGGTTTTTTACTAAGGGCGAAATTAGCTTTAATCTTAATCGGTGAAAGACCCGGATTAAGTTCTCCCGATAGCATGGGAGCGTATTTCACGTTTAACCCGCAACCTGGCTTAACCGACGAATCCCGGAATTGTTTGTCCAATATTAGGCCCACCGGATTGGCTTACCAGGTAGCCGCCGATAAATTGTTTTATTTATTACAACAAGCTTTGCAATTAAAATTATCGGGAGTTTTACTGAAAGACAACTTTAGTTTATTGGAATAA
- a CDS encoding helix-turn-helix domain-containing protein — MNFITLLQYSLAAGALLGLYIAFRLFTRKPNQLANWLLSVLILLMAVQSLLVAFDTQNFFTRFPHLSKISWLIPMLFGPMLYLFVRKLTARNPRLFPIEIIHFIPVLVTLFYLLPYFIETNSKTVAYFSDLEVDRQDDFGLIRQVTLFQVFFYLVYSLKSLAQYDHRIYDTFSDVENVKLDWLKKAIYFLLVIFFAAVLAVTLNNKYLPVLTEMYHYYLHFLVVIAAVYWIGFKTLRQSQLFPKLKVKAIISADNAGNTPFAEDDLAPADIHDAEPIGLPGLPKKYRKYTLKPAVLEKYYDRLNTIMETQKPYQQSDLTIQELADQLQVPRQYLLYLIHSHLDKNFYDFINQYRVTAAQELFTTIPEQPTSKLVIAQKVGFTSEVAMEAAFIRLTQQTSEAFIKNEATDF, encoded by the coding sequence ATGAATTTTATAACATTGCTGCAATACAGTTTAGCGGCAGGTGCTCTTTTGGGCCTTTACATTGCTTTCAGATTATTTACCAGAAAACCGAATCAGTTAGCCAACTGGCTGCTTAGTGTATTAATACTTTTAATGGCGGTGCAGTCGCTTTTGGTAGCTTTTGATACTCAAAACTTCTTCACCAGGTTTCCGCATTTAAGCAAAATAAGCTGGCTGATTCCCATGCTTTTTGGCCCCATGCTGTATTTGTTTGTCCGGAAATTAACTGCGCGAAATCCCCGGCTTTTTCCCATCGAAATTATTCATTTTATTCCGGTATTAGTTACCCTATTTTACCTGTTGCCTTACTTTATCGAAACCAACAGTAAAACAGTAGCTTATTTTAGTGATCTGGAAGTAGACCGGCAAGATGATTTTGGTTTAATCCGGCAGGTAACGCTTTTTCAGGTATTTTTTTATCTGGTATATTCTTTAAAAAGCCTGGCGCAATACGACCATAGAATATATGATACTTTTTCGGATGTAGAAAATGTAAAGCTGGATTGGCTGAAAAAAGCAATTTACTTTTTACTGGTTATATTTTTTGCAGCCGTGCTGGCTGTAACCTTAAATAATAAATATTTACCGGTTTTAACCGAAATGTATCATTATTATTTGCACTTTTTAGTAGTGATTGCTGCTGTGTATTGGATCGGTTTTAAAACTTTAAGACAATCTCAATTATTCCCGAAATTAAAAGTTAAGGCGATTATTTCGGCGGATAATGCCGGAAATACGCCTTTTGCAGAGGATGATTTAGCTCCCGCCGACATCCATGATGCGGAACCTATCGGCTTGCCTGGCTTACCTAAAAAATACCGAAAGTACACCTTAAAGCCAGCCGTTCTGGAGAAATACTACGACCGGCTAAATACCATTATGGAAACGCAAAAACCGTATCAGCAAAGCGATTTAACCATTCAGGAACTGGCTGATCAGTTGCAGGTACCCCGGCAATATTTATTGTACTTAATCCACAGCCATCTCGATAAAAATTTTTATGATTTTATAAATCAGTACCGGGTAACAGCGGCACAGGAGCTATTTACAACTATCCCGGAACAACCTACCAGCAAACTAGTTATTGCCCAAAAAGTAGGATTTACCTCCGAAGTAGCCATGGAAGCAGCTTTTATTCGATTAACCCAGCAAACTTCTGAAGCGTTTATTAAGAACGAAGCAACGGATTTTTGA
- a CDS encoding sulfotransferase-like domain-containing protein gives MVLHLISGPRNISTALMYSFAQRPDTKVMDEPFYAVYLKISGLHHPGREQVLRALDQDPHKVFEFINQQEQELGNVFVKNMGHHLQGFNYEQIKNYQNIFLIREPGQMLYSYAKVREQPTLNDIGIKQQADLFTWLQAEGQSPVVLDGSELLRNPAKVLTELCTRLHLPFTQSMLSWPAGPRPEDGCWAPYWYANVHQSTGFRPPDSVSTTLPENLAAVKEASLPYYNYLKKYAILA, from the coding sequence ATGGTCCTTCATTTAATTTCGGGTCCGCGCAATATTTCTACCGCTTTAATGTATTCTTTTGCGCAACGGCCCGATACGAAAGTAATGGATGAGCCTTTTTACGCAGTTTATTTAAAAATATCGGGCCTCCACCATCCGGGTCGGGAGCAGGTGCTTCGAGCCTTAGACCAAGATCCTCATAAAGTTTTTGAATTTATCAACCAGCAGGAGCAGGAATTAGGGAACGTGTTCGTGAAGAATATGGGGCATCACCTGCAAGGCTTCAATTATGAGCAAATTAAAAATTATCAGAATATTTTTTTGATCCGGGAGCCGGGCCAAATGCTGTATTCTTACGCGAAAGTGCGGGAGCAACCTACCTTAAACGATATTGGCATAAAGCAACAAGCCGACTTATTTACGTGGTTACAAGCTGAGGGGCAATCGCCGGTGGTGCTCGATGGAAGTGAACTGCTTAGAAACCCCGCTAAAGTTTTAACGGAATTGTGTACCCGCCTGCATTTACCTTTTACACAATCCATGCTTTCGTGGCCCGCCGGCCCGCGACCGGAAGACGGCTGCTGGGCACCTTACTGGTACGCAAATGTACATCAGTCCACTGGCTTCCGGCCGCCCGATAGCGTAAGTACTACTTTGCCCGAAAATCTGGCAGCGGTTAAAGAAGCTTCGTTGCCTTATTATAATTATTTAAAAAAATACGCCATTTTAGCTTAG